The genomic DNA GATATTGCTTTTATCACAAAACGAAGCctcacatatacatacacgtatgtatgttggtgtagttttcgtttttgtttacgTCGTCGTTTGGCCGCTCCACAAACATTCACTCAAGCAGTGACACCACGAGTCATTCTATGTACATGTCTCCAGTATCGCAATTATAAAATGTGCTTCCGCTCGGTACACAAATTTTGCTGAGTTGGCGAATTTCAGAAGCGTAGTTAGCCAGAGTTCGATTTGTGTGTCTTTCCTGCGGGTCGCTGGAGTCTATTGTGTTTCTAGCAGATAACAGACACTACAAAGTACAAGTACAGGCACATTATCTTCTGCAGCATTATTATCTAACTGAATGTGTTCGCTTCGCGACTGCATAGATTTATCTTGCACAATGGAAGTTCTTAATACGAGAGCACCAATAGTTTTTGTTATCTCTCTCACAATTTCAGGGTATTCGTCGGTCGACATGCGACAAAAacgcgtttcgtttcggtttgttGTCAGCACAGCCACGAGACCGCTAACAGATTTTGCCTTCGATTGATAAGGCCACGTTCAAGATCTTAGATGGTCGTTACTAATATTTACCGTtgaataaacattaaacaagTTGAAGCTGTGTATTTTACTTTGTTTATTAActatcagtgtgaccgcggacttatcgataaaatataccgcctgaccctcAGAGATATACCGAAATAGACTGTAAATATACTAAAGAAAGTCATATTcctcaattttgatattccattGAATATTACCGGCTAGATAGAAGTTTCAGcactgaaaatatatttttatacgaTTGTTGAATTAATTATCAACAAGACTGGCTAAGTCTTAGTTCTTGCTTATGCTTAATTGTTGATAGAATTtggttgaaaaaaaaaaatgagcaaaaatgtttactgTTTTGTCAACACTGGTCACCTTGCCATTCACCCACGTGCGACTGTCCAAATTTCAGTTACTTATTcgaatttaaaataaaacgtAGTTATCTTACTACTTAAAAACGCCATAATATTGATATGGAATGTAAGTGCCACattctataatatttggaAATCACCACTCGccatttgatttactttttcAATTAGACGCCGATTCGGCTTACCGGGAATTACTGTTTCAAATGATCATGAGTTAATACTCATAATTACATGCGATGAGACACGCGACCGGGCAAGTGATGGGCAAATAAGTATTAGTCAGTGGCGAATATTGTTGACAATAACTGAGCTTAGGAAAACACAGTGGCCCGTGTGCACATGATCCGACTTCCTCCAGTTTCGATTGTGAGCGGAAAATGCTCTTATTTTCAGCGCCAATACGCTAATTTGTGCCGGGCACATTGCAGTGCAGCGAGCCTTAGATGTGAAAATCAAGGCGATAAATTAGAACTACTCGAGGTGATAATCACAGCAAGCCGAGCTGCCAATTGTAGGTATAAATTGCGATGCCAAGTCAACTGAAGCCACACACTACAACCCACAGTCGTGCTAAAATCAGTTCAATTCTAATAGCACAGGTAATACAGTCCCCAAAGCAGAAAACTCCCACACAAAAATGCTGTCAAAAAAGGTTAGTGGAGCGGTGTAAGCCTCAAAGTCGCATCCATTTAATGGAGATTAACCACACCAACAGCAAATCTTTCGGTTTATGGCCTGCTTCGCCGCTCTCAATATGGTGTGTGCCTATCCCCGAGACcaccccacagccacagagcagaTTCAAAGACTGAGTGCTGTCACAGAGGCGGAAACACAACCCATCATCGTCACCAGCGAAGCCCTCGACAATGTGTACAGATATGAGCGGACATTGAGCCGCCTGAGGAGAGCATTGGACGAGCTTGCCTACGAGGATGAGGCGGCCGATGACATGGAGCTAGCAGAGATAAATGTGTTCCGCCCACTCTTCCGCTATCGTTCGCAGGTGGCCAAGCAAGTTGGAAATCCTCAGCAGCAGTTTGGATAAGCCGCACAAACCAATTTATAAGGTTTTTCGGATAGATTCAGCctcatttcacattttcattcctttttttgtacaaatcGAGCGTAAGAAATAAAAGAGTTAAGTAATTTATAttgttaaacatttaaatatttatttattatacttTTTATACTTTATACACGGTAGAACCTATGCCAATAGTTagcatatatacacacacaaatctatTTAGTGTCCATTATGGGTAATGGTAATAttattgttgtagtttttccTCTTCTTCTTCCATGCTTCCACATCGTGCaaacatttacaaatttgCCGTTCGTGTCTGTCTCAGTGGATGACATTCAAATTCCATACATTGCAATGCATATTTAAGTGGGATTTACATACATCTATGGATCCCTAACATACAtaacatttacacacacaaatacacatacatatttgacTAAGGAAGACACAAAGAATATTGAATTTCTATATCTAGTATATGATGGACACCCATAAATGtgtattataattatttttataatcaTTTGAAGCGCAATGAAGACAACTTTCTTATGATTCAAGACCCTGTAAGACTCCCCTTATAAATTAGAAACTCAAATTTATGCAACGTATATGCTGAGCTATACGTATTTGCATGTAAATCTTACAGACAGCATTTGCTTAACAATTTATAAACATATTTTGGTATCGTCTGCCGTATCGTATTCCTTGTAAATAGCATTCCATTCTGCTAGTCAGCTTATGAAAAATATTCCCTCTAACATGCTCATAGCTTAGAAAAGTTTATTAAAGTTGCTAGTTAAGTACAGTTAAGTATTGTAAGTagtatatatttgttgttctttgttgctgcttcgcTTGGTTCCATTAAGTTGCTCTGCTTAAACTTCTATCTCCATACCCGatcatttgattttggttagcattaaatttgatttaatttttgattatCAGGCTTAGGCTTACAACACACatcggaaattgtaaattgttaaTGCGACTTGTGGCTTATATCTGCACAGGGACGGGGGCGGGACAGAGAGGGTTGCTTCGATTTGCCTGCTTCGAACTATCGAAACCTGTTCACATATTGGATGACAAAGCCTTCTGCTTTGCTGCGTTTTGGGGctatacacacatattcacAGTACACACTTATGTAGGCTTACATCAAGTTTTGTTTATAGCTTATAGCACTTGCAGATTCTCGCAGTGCTTGAACTTGGAGTCCTCCTTGCCCAGTATCCAGGTGAGCATCTGTCGGGCCTTCATGCTGGCCAGCATCACGCTGCGGCTCTTGTACCAATGTGCCGGCGAGCTGCCCTCCCGATGGCCCTGTAAGTCAATTAAATGTTAGTTCTACAATTTCAACTTTATGCAAGGTAGATGGTAAAGGGGTAGTGGCAAGCAAGGGGAATTCTTGCTGAACATTATTTTACATTTGCTTGCCACTcgattgaattgttttttgggtttttggttggCAGCCGTTGAAGAGTTATTCCTTTTGCGGGCgccaattgaattttgcatttttcatgtgctgtgtgtggctcagGAGTTAAGGGGAACACACTAGATAATaaataacacacaaacaaacaacacaacaaacacacaagggAGCACAACAGTTTGGCAGTTGTCTAGGAGCTCGACTTGACACATTTCCTTGTTGGCAAATTTACAAAActtttgtgctgtttgtggcttttggcAAGAGATCAGGAATGGGCAGGACAggatattcatacatatacatatatacgaggAAATTTCAACCTAGATACTATATCATGCGTGTGGGGGtagagttggagttggagttggaagAACTTGAAACGGGGCGGAGGTGGAGCTTCTGTTTTACTTACCCCATCGTCGGCCTTAAGATCAGTCAGAAATTGATCAGTTTCTACAGTCTCTACGTTCTTGTTatctttaattttatatttatcttttgctttttttggaTTCAGCTGCGAAAGCGATCAATGGACATAAATTACATACAGAGATACATAGAAACAAAAGTATTACACATGGAAGAAACCCTCAGGGAGGGCGATAGTTGGGGGGATAGTTGAGAATAGAACAGAAGAGTAGTAGTAGTACTAGATGGAGCAGATGAACAACCAACCAGCTAACTTTTACTGCAACCGATACTGGATCTAGAGCTAGTTCTATCCATCAATGGGGGTAGGGTGGGTTTTAGGGGGCTTTGGAGTGGGTCTAAAGAGTGATTTGTCCTTCCATGCATACCTGCAACATATTCTGGTCCTTCTTGAGGCGTATCTGTGTGAGGGTTCCAGCCAGCAGCTCGTCGCAATTGTGATTGATGCCCACCGAGACCTCGATAAACTTGGCTCCGAACGCACAGGCCAGACATTTGCCATCTGAGGAGCACAAATCAAGGATGCGGATGAGGACATGAAGGACATGAAAGAGGCACTCCATGCATAACCATGATGCCCGGTCACGCCACTTAATTGACGATGCAAATGAATGCAGTTGCCCGGAGGCTATAGCAGTccgtgggctgtgggctgtgggctgtgccACTTGCCTGCTAATTGCTACTTACCCTGTGCAGAGACGGCGCGTGAGCGGgccaaatcaattttgttgGCCACCAGAATGATGGGGCGATGGCGGTGCAAGTCCATGTCCTGCAGTCGCGATAGTATCTGCTTGGCCCGCGTGAAGGACTCCTTGTCAATGCAAGAGTAGACCACCAGAAATGCATCCGCCTCCTCCAGGTCGTCCTGCCAAAACGAAAGAACGAAAGACGAAAGAGAATccaaattaaaacacaaaactcaaCAAGTTTACAACATTCTAAGAGCCCCTGGGTCGTTCCGTTCGTGTctgctgaaaatatttaatgccgTGTTTTATTGCAGTTAGCCGGAGTGAAATTAAAAGTTCCTAACTGCGCCCCCCCCACCGCCCGTCAAGTGCATGTCAGAGAgaaaggaggagagagagagagagagagcttctccagctgctccttttACTCCTTGTACGCTTTTGTTAGCgcctttttttgcattttatgctcgtaaaaattaaaattatggcCACTTGGCATCGCCGAGTAACAAGGTGAGGGCAAAAAAGTATGCCGCCCCCCCCGACTTGGCCAGACTTTTAATGATGTTCATTTGAAAAGGCCCGGGACCGGGACCGGTACCGGCCACCCGCCATTAACAGGTCAGCCAGACTTAGGGCAGGAGCTGTTTGCACCCGCAGTCTAATGAGCAGTATCAAAAGTAAGTCTTATATCTTCATTCATCCAGTTCTGGGTACCTCTCAATCGATCCTTTGGAAGACATTCTCCCGTCTCCAATCAACACTAAAATATGGATTACTTTAGGACTCTATTTCGCATGTCTTTTGGTTGGGGActccacacacattttgtggccTGATGACGTTGGCaagtttcctttctttttggcgCTTTTCGGCTGGTGCCTTTTCGTCCTGGCTTCCGTTTGTGGCTCATAAAGCCACGCCAGGCACATCCGacatttgttcattttgcaCCTCGCCGCTGGGTGCTGCCGCGGGGCGCACACGTTTGAAGTATGTTTCGCTGCAGCGTGGGGTCGAAGGTCAAAGCTTAAGCAATTTGTTATTtgccttcctttttttctttagcCAACTTTTTGGCAGTCATGCACGGGCGGGCGCCTTTAATGCGGCTGCCGGCTCTGGTCTCTCGCATTCCAGAAATGGATAAATTGTGtccgtttccttttgttttgtcaacGACTCGCCATTGCAATCATCATCGCCTTCATCATGGTAATCGTCATCAGCGATTATAATTATCATCAACGCGTTCGTTTATATTGCCAGCAGCGCAGACAGAGGGccagcatttggcatttgtccAGCAATTTGGCATTTCGATTGCACAGCCCCGCGCGCACTCtcattgtatttatttttgttatttctggtgttctttgctgttgctattccGCGTTCTCTTTGGTCGCTTTTCTTCGCCTTTTCTTGCTCAgagcgttgctgctgctgtccggcAGGACTTTAAATGAATTCCTTAAAtgtttgaaatgaaataacCATCCAGGAAGCATTCCCGGCAGTTGTCCGTAATTAGTCGCAGTTCGGAAGCGGCTACTGGACTCTATAGTTTTCTGTCTCTACTGGGTAGACAGAGGTatgatgtgtatgtgtagaTGTGTGTTGCAGCAGAGGGTACCTAATAGTTGCAAGTTTGCTTAGGCAATTCCGGAGCtcgttttgcatttgtaataaattcactttgtgcaGTGCTCGTCCAGTTGGCAAATTACTCTCGGACCCTGGCGCAAATCTCAGCTGTGCTGTCCGAACGGACTCATTTGTCTTGCCGTCGGCAGTGACAGCCTGAGCCACAGGCACATCCCCAGTCGGTTTTGCGGTCCGAGTCCGAGTTAATGGTGAAATATTCAACGACAATTACAAACACAAATGGCTTAAGCTGTTGACTCtctgcgtgtgagtgtgtgtctgtgtctgtgtctgggagTGGAGGAGGGGTTTGTGTTCTGTCCATTTGACAAATGACTATTCACCTTGCTGTCCGGGTTGCCAGTGAGGAACTTGAGCTCCGACTCGGTGCCATTCAAGATGATGGAGATGTTCTGCTCCGCCTCATCGCACTCTGCAAAGGGATAACGTACACTTAGCTTGGACATCAATTGAGATTGAGTAATCGCCGACCAAGTACTGACCTGGCCCATCGTACGCATTGATGCAGTCCGAGGTGCGGAACTGTGAGACGAGCGCCTGTTTGCCGACGCCCGCTGATCCCAGCATCTCCACGCGATAGAACTCCACCGGCTGGTGGTTCTCCTGGGCGCTTTGTCCGTGTCCAAatccgttgctgctgctgccgccgccattgTAGCCGGAGCCCAggccctggctgctgccaccgcccaCATGGCCGCCCAGACCGCCGACTCCGTTGCGGGCGTGCATGGGGCTGGATGGAGCCAGACTGTTGCTGCGCGAGCGTCGACGTCGGAACGAGTCGCCGCGATTAATGATGCCTGGATGCGGGCGAGAGGACAAAGAGAGAACGAGATAGAGCATGAAAAACGAgtggaaaatgtgccaaaataAACGGGTAAAAACGTCACCCATTTCGTATTCCAAATGCATATTGTATTCCGGCATTGTTCGTCCACCTGCCGGAGTCGCGTacaacagagcagagcagggctcGGCGTATGTGCAGCGCGTGCAAAGCCAATGCCACGTAGCACAGGCAGAAATTACAGTTTCCTGCCACAAgggcagcaccagccacaATAGTAGTTAATCTGTCTTTTGTGTCTCgcatctgtggctgttgcaatACCATGTTAACCCGCTCTCCATCTACCACAAAACACCCACCCAACACCCCCACCTTTCGTGTCTGCCCCCCCCTGCAGTTAGGTATtaaatttccaattgaaaatttaaactTAAAGCCTGCTGCAAAATTGTTGAACATAAATATTGGACTTTTTCGAATGTTTACACAAGAatataaaatgaatatttatcaGAAATGTTGCGCAAAAatgaagcaattaaaaagtACAATTCAGTGTGTAGCAaaaggtatgtacatatttatgtatgtatgtaaataagtaCAGGGTCAGGGATATATTGATCAACGTACTTTTGGTTATGACACCAAAAATTGTCAAGTAGAGGGTATACTAGGTTGATGCACCCCCCGTAAACCCGAATAAATTCCCGATAATCTGAAAATTAAGCCATTTGCTGTTCATACCCGCACAGACAATGCCTATGGCTAGATATTATCCAACGAATGCCAAAAGTCAAAAACCTGCGGTCATTGTCAATTATAATCCCAAGCCCCAGGCAAGCGGCAATGGGTTAAGGGAATgcacaatgtatgtacatacatatgtacacatgtatgtatgtatatgtttgtagCAATATATAGTGTACGGATATGCCGTGGTCTGGCACcaggttctgttctgttcggaTCGGATCTGTGCCCAGTTTATGTAAGTGTACGAATGAttgcatgtatttatgtatgctgtgtgtgtgttgtacaTTTGAAATGTCATAAATAGATTTATGGCCTGCCTTATTGCATTCAGCCGTGAAACGAAccaatatacatacgtacatatatatgtacatatgtatatgtatgaacaATGTATAGATCTTCATCAGAGATCTTTCACTAGTCTCTGGCAGCTCACTCGTTGCTCATCTGCGGTCGTTAATTGtgcaaaattgaattaattgccaaaatgATTCTAAACATTTACACATTTCGTACGAAATTGTTAATTCATTTTCTCTTTCGCTGCggtcgtcatcatcattggaAAGCCATAAAACTGTTCGTTTTGGGTGGCCAAATATTGTAcagatttgttgttgctgggttGGGAAAATTACGAGCCGGGGTGCGGCGCGTGGGAAACAATTCATTTGAAAAAGGTGCAAACGGGCAGCGATAAAAATTGcgatttagttttattttcgttcaaatatttgtgcaatgttcaatgtttatttttagcctgCAGACTCTAGactgtaatttaattttccattccaGCTATTTCCATAATTCCAGCTGACTAATGTGTGCAATAATGTTCAGCATTTCTCCTCACAttcaaccagccagccagccagccagccatccatccatcatgGGAATGTTTTACTCTGCTTTTTCTTTGATGTTAGTTTTACCCACCTCCTCCTTGTGCTTGGGGAATTCTCTTTGTTTGAATAAAGAATAACCGTTTAAGCAAATAAAGtgaacattttatttgtcGATTGATTTAGAGTGGGGCGAGTGTGGCACGAGATGTTGCATATGCTGCTGGCATACACATTCGTATTTCTATGATTAACCGCCTTCAAGGTTACAAATTGTctaaacaaaagcgaaaagtcTCACTTCTATAAATACAGCAACGAGTGCTGAGCATTCGGCCAAAAGCATTCGAGAATGGGCAACAGACGCATTTGGCTTATAATccatgcgatgcgatgctgcATTATTCAATTATGATTCGATTTATAATACCCTCCCCATGGCCACACACAGGAGGACACTCGGGACCATTGTCTGATGGGCTGGGTGGCagtttttaaatgaaaatttcattcatgGTGCTTCATTGGCTGCCATCGGTGACTGACACTCGCTTGGGCGTTTCAATTTATCTCACACACCTCTCCTGGATCGCCTGTCCAAGCCCAAACAGAATCAATGTCGGGGCCCTCTTCACTCATCCATACCTTAAACATTCTCGTACTGCTCGTAATTGATGGGTGATGGCTAGAGCTACAATTTTCGGCTCTCTCCTTTTGGTTTAGTCCAACATCTCGAGCGtattaactttaattaaatgagcGCACATGACTCGGATATGGCACAACCGCAAGACAGCTTTCTCTTACAGGGCATGTGGCTTGTATTTGAAAGCAATTTAGTTGAGCAAACCCAGACACttcattgaattttaatatgcattgcgtttcccgttcccgttcccgttcccagctcctgctcctgctcatccCTGACAGTTGCCTGGGGGATAAGGGAAATAGCCgacacagcagagagaaatTCTGATACCCTTTCGATGGGAAGGCGGCAGGCACACTCACGATCACTGTCAATGGTTGTTCCCTTGACATGCATGCAAAATGGGACGCTGTCTGCCGCTCGACTTTTGTTATCATATTTCATACAGTTCCCAGGGATTCTCTTTTGCCTCATGACTTAGTTATGACACCTTCTGCAGCTAAGACGTGGACATGTCGTCTGTTTGCTGTCATGTCTGTTCAAGTGCTTGGATAGCTCCCCATTCAGAGCTCTGGTGCGCTGTGCTTCGTGCTCGCTTCTGGCAGTTCGTGTTGCGAGCCTGTCTGGGTGGGCTTAAACACATACTTAAGGTCTGCTCCATGCATTTGTGCATGCAAAAACTCGTTGGAGTGGGGAGGAAACTATCTGCCTGCTTCATGGTGGGCACCATAGCGACCAATTCTGATGCTCAGCTCTTAGCTCGGCTCAAACTGAAGTTGAAAACTTCTGCAATTGGATTTTTGCAGCAATTCCGACAACTTGGATGGAATGCACTTGTTTGTTATCAGTTCTAATCCGATTACATTGTTCATTGCGGGCAGAGTGAGTGCATCTATGACTATATTTACTCagtaattaattgcattttcgaAACTTATCTGACCTTTTGTGGTGCAGACATAATTGGAATAATTAGCAGGTGATTTTTGGAAGTGCACTGGGAGGAGCTTTAGCCAAGAGCTGTCCTTAAACTTGCCctagcataaatatttcccttcTTTAAGAGCAAACTTCGTTAGGCGCTGCTGTGCCCACGGTGCGTATGTGTAATAATAACGTGACACAAATATAGAATACAAAAGGCacgagaaaaggaaaagcacaaacagggacacagacacacacacaatggggGAAAACTACACATGTCtctgccgtgtgtgtgtgagtgagtttgcatatgtatggggtgtgtgtgtgtgtgtgtgggtgtgccttGGGGTATTCATATTCTATTTGGAGTGGCATTTAGTGCCACTGATATCTCCTTAACATCATTGTGTAACAACCTTTTAAGATTTCAATAGGGATTGCGACGCTGCGTGTCTGGGAgcaaaactataattttatgcCTTCTGGCATACAGGCATATCCTGTTCCCCAAGCTTGAGCTGGAGCCTGAGACCCAGACGCAGCTGTCCCGTTTGCATTGTTGGGATCATGTGTAATCCCAGTCATCTGGTGTGTGCCCCAAGGCTTTTGTGGACTTTCAATTTCGAAATTAATAAAACGGTCCACCGAGACCTTTGACGAGGAGCCCCCCCCTGACATCTTACAGTCTCTGTCTTGGTCTTCCACTCACCTCCTTTGGATGCGCTGAATGTGCGCAGTCTGTCcacatcctcgtcgtcgtcgttgacGCGCAGGTGATGCATGTTCATGGTGGGCACGTCCAGGAAGGCGTTCGATTTTCTGTGCCCTGCAATCACAAAAACggggaaattaaatgaagcaaaaaaaacttgtttccacattaaattgcattaactATTTGCagttaattaattgcatgcaGCTGTGCTGTTCAGTTTGGAGCAGCTTTCGCGTGGCAGAGAGCCTGAGTGGGGCCCTAATGTGGCAGCAGGAAACGGAAACGTTGCACAGTTTGCCGCTCGGCCCAAACTGGGTCAACAATGGGGGTTCAATGACCGACCAGAGGCGGCCGCCACGCTAATTGAATTCACGTTATTGGCAAGCACTACGAGTACACATAAGTAGCGAGCGGCAGGCCTGAAGTCCCTGAACCGTGAGACCGTGTAAACGTGAATGTAGTCCAAAATTGGCCAATATTCGCAGCTGTGTAACGAACTTAAAGTCCTTTGGCCACCCGCTGTTTCAGCTGCTCAGCCACTAAACCATTTATGGTCAATTTTTCAATGGTGTCGTGCGGCGAGCAATTTGGCTGAGAGCTTCGTTTATGCCGCATAAACCGTCGGAGTCCGGCACTTGGCTAATTTGTTGCACAGCTTTTTGATGGCTCGGTTTAGCCATTAAAGGGACTGACTACAACTACACCAACTACAACAccaaataatttatatatttcccACTCACCGTGTGGCTGGGGCCGACGTTGCGAGAGCTTGCGTCGCTGCGGTGGCGTCTCCGTCTCGCTGAGACGCGGCTCGCTGTTGCAATAGGATCGCGCCTCCTGGAgcgtgtgctgctgttgctgctgctgctgctgtgccttgGTGCGCTGGCGAACCTGCAAAAAGTAAAGGGAACTCTGTCAAACAACTTAACCGTGAACAttcatgccatgccattcatccatctctctatctctatctctggcCATCTATCTATCCAAATGTCGAAGGCAAATCACTTAGATCCCTAAGGCAAAATCCGTTTGATTTATGGACTGCAGCAGGATGTGCCAGTGACCTtgccactgactgactgagggAGAAATTATATTGCATTTCTCTCGACTGTccaacacacaaatcaaattgcatttgcttgtCCTCTGTGGGACAACATCTACCCCCGGGCAGGTCCCCTCGCACTTTAGCCATAATTTATCGGCTGACCTGCCACTTGGCACAGCCTCGAAGCGGCTATTGGCGGCGCCTATGACTGTGGTCGTCTGTGATCAAAGCCCTTCAAGGGATTTCCACACAAATGTCAAGGTTAAACGCTCTGAATGAGGGCGGTCCGGCAGCACTCGAGCTGCAATCAGCCTCGCACTTGTTTCGCATGCctcaaaagtttttcctgcCGCAGCGTGTGCCTGGCCAAATCCTTCAAGGAACCGTCCAAGTCCAAGTGCTTGTCACGTTGACTGCCACGGCAGCGGTCGGAAACGTGCCTCCGTCCCGCACAAAATTGTGTCAGTTGTTCTCGGGGTGTGAGCGAAAACTAATTTCAGCACCTGTCCGACAGCCCCCGACCAGCTTCTTGGTGCGTTGTTTCTTTGTGGTCCAGCAGGAGGGGGGATATATTTATAACCGCATGCAAAATGTCCAACTTTGTTACCGGCTTCCGGTTTCCTTGgcccccaccacccacacacacacaccattcCCTTTTGCACGTTGAAATGTGGAAATGCCGGAAGCGTTTGTTACGTGGCGCTGCCTGTCAAGTGGCCATGGATTTGGGGCACGTCGAGAGTTTAGTCAGCCGGAGCTGGCAAAAGCCGACAAATCCACACAAAGagggtggagagtggagagtggagagtgaactgtggctggtggctggtggctgggcCATTAGCCGAGCTGTCAGTGTAAACGTTTCTTGTTTATTTAGTGGCCGCTCTTTGCGCTTTTTATGGTCAAGGCGCGGACTGCAGGACTGCCACAAATACACTTAAATACATACAGCGTACATTTATTTTACTAACATTTCATGGTGGTGGCTCTCGTGACCAGTAATTGCTCTTCTTTTCCCGCCATGGTCTACTTTTCTGGCTTAATCAAATATTACTGCCCACCCGCCCATGCCAGGCAAACATACGAGTACAAGCACGTAGCagtacgaggacgaggagcACTATCAAATACATGTCTATCTTTGTATGTGTATCTTGTGGTTGGTCTGATCCATCCGGATGCAGCTTGTCCACGCTCGGATGGCGTCTCGCCTTCTTGTTCttggaaattaattgcttcctgcattcattcatttgacCATAGGATTTTCGCCCTGCTACGAGTCTCGTCTTGCCTTCAATTTGTGCCCCATCTAATCCCCAATTAGTCCACTGATAATTTATTCTCTTAATTGCCGCCATTTGAAGATGGTGGCGCGCTGgttaataataacaacaaaagcagcgacaC from Drosophila subobscura isolate 14011-0131.10 chromosome E, UCBerk_Dsub_1.0, whole genome shotgun sequence includes the following:
- the LOC117892185 gene encoding uncharacterized protein LOC117892185; the protein is MLSKKQIFRFMACFAALNMVCAYPRDHPTATEQIQRLSAVTEAETQPIIVTSEALDNVYRYERTLSRLRRALDELAYEDEAADDMELAEINVFRPLFRYRSQVAKQVGNPQQQFG
- the LOC117892179 gene encoding GTP-binding protein RAD isoform X3, with translation MNMHHLRVNDDDEDVDRLRTFSASKGGIINRGDSFRRRRSRSNSLAPSSPMHARNGVGGLGGHVGGGSSQGLGSGYNGGGSSSNGFGHGQSAQENHQPVEFYRVEMLGSAGVGKQALVSQFRTSDCINAYDGPECDEAEQNISIILNGTESELKFLTGNPDSKDDLEEADAFLVVYSCIDKESFTRAKQILSRLQDMDLHRHRPIILVANKIDLARSRAVSAQDGKCLACAFGAKFIEVSVGINHNCDELLAGTLTQIRLKKDQNMLQLNPKKAKDKYKIKDNKNVETVETDQFLTDLKADDGGHREGSSPAHWYKSRSVMLASMKARQMLTWILGKEDSKFKHCENLQVL
- the LOC117892179 gene encoding uncharacterized protein LOC117892179 isoform X1: MVDDISPMHHRMQKKTRSASICATGASIETVIHGLPTASGSATPEGGTPGYRRRRPATRSQSARITSGARSVRQRTKAQQQQQQQQHTLQEARSYCNSEPRLSETETPPQRRKLSQRRPQPHGHRKSNAFLDVPTMNMHHLRVNDDDEDVDRLRTFSASKGGIINRGDSFRRRRSRSNSLAPSSPMHARNGVGGLGGHVGGGSSQGLGSGYNGGGSSSNGFGHGQSAQENHQPVEFYRVEMLGSAGVGKQALVSQFRTSDCINAYDGPECDEAEQNISIILNGTESELKFLTGNPDSKDDLEEADAFLVVYSCIDKESFTRAKQILSRLQDMDLHRHRPIILVANKIDLARSRAVSAQDGKCLACAFGAKFIEVSVGINHNCDELLAGTLTQIRLKKDQNMLQLNPKKAKDKYKIKDNKNVETVETDQFLTDLKADDGGHREGSSPAHWYKSRSVMLASMKARQMLTWILGKEDSKFKHCENLQVL
- the LOC117892179 gene encoding GTP-binding protein RAD isoform X2, whose protein sequence is MVDDISPMHHRMQKKTRSASICATGASIETVIHGLPTASGSATPEGGTPGYRRRRPATRSQSARITSGARSVRQRTKAQQQQQQQQHTLQEARSYCNSEPRLSETETPPQRRKLSQRRPQPHGHRKSNAFLDVPTMNMHHLRVNDDDEDVDRLRTFSASKGGIINRGDSFRRRRSRSNSLAPSSPMHARNGVGGLGGHVGGGSSQGLGSGYNGGGSSSNGFGHGQSAQENHQPVEFYRVEMLGSAGVGKQALVSQFRTSDCINAYDGPECDEAEQNISIILNGTESELKFLTGNPDSKDDLEEADAFLVVYSCIDKESFTRAKQILSRLQDMDLHRHRPIILVANKIDLARSRAVSAQDGKCLACAFGAKFIEVSVGINHNCDELLAGTLTQIRLKKDQNMLQGHREGSSPAHWYKSRSVMLASMKARQMLTWILGKEDSKFKHCENLQVL